The following proteins are co-located in the Candidatus Zixiibacteriota bacterium genome:
- the gatE gene encoding Glu-tRNA(Gln) amidotransferase subunit GatE gives MNRVPASYPVATLSPGHKENYELSRRQVGYVPRSEATRETYFRLGFKSGLEIHQQLLTQKKLFCHCPAGLYQHGEYDAEVIRHMRPTLSEMGEYDGTALMEKKTRKTIIYRIKDETACTYDIDDTPPFQIDRDALEIALEIALMLKCNMVGELHIARKQYLDGSIPTGFQRTGIVGIEGEIPLAHKKVRIIQISIEEDSCREVSDVGHLRVYTTDRLGMPLIETVTYPDMLTPDEVAEAAQYLRLLVRTSGKVRTGIGAAREDVNVSIAGGTRVEIKGVQHIRWIPDLVHVEAFRQKALLRIRDILQERCSDHSGWRVKSVKLDSTLLHALPPLLAETLNTDYRCVAVNLPAFRDILSHFTQPGKCFASELSDRLKVIACLERPNLIHSEGDAWFDNGTAAELRRLLGADDNDAQLVYWGPADDMATALETVEERCRLAFAGVPNETRKSFSDGTTIFERVLPGPDRMYPDTDSAPIAIANDHIERIRARLIDVLPDWLHRLRMWGVPSDTHRYLIRREIVPVVEQIAGKTGWPEKFIAVLFGHTLKGLERKRRTKEPFEATCVVDLCLAVHRTGLERTMAKEALYVLVASPDRRAETVVSDLSSGLNSLADATRQIPALASEFERVRKSRHPEARQRWIMGRLKPKVVGKVDLKLLAEAVTKELAHV, from the coding sequence TTGAACCGTGTTCCTGCCAGTTACCCTGTCGCAACGCTATCCCCCGGCCACAAGGAGAACTATGAGCTATCTCGCCGGCAGGTCGGCTATGTGCCCCGGTCCGAGGCCACTCGCGAAACCTATTTCCGGCTCGGTTTCAAAAGCGGTCTGGAAATTCACCAGCAACTGCTGACCCAAAAGAAGCTGTTTTGCCACTGTCCGGCGGGGCTGTATCAGCATGGTGAGTACGACGCTGAGGTGATCCGGCACATGCGACCCACGCTCAGCGAGATGGGGGAGTACGACGGCACAGCCCTAATGGAGAAAAAAACCCGCAAGACGATTATCTACCGGATCAAGGACGAAACCGCCTGCACGTACGATATCGACGATACTCCGCCCTTTCAGATCGACCGCGATGCTCTCGAAATCGCGCTCGAAATCGCCCTCATGCTTAAGTGCAACATGGTCGGCGAGCTGCACATCGCGCGCAAGCAGTATCTCGACGGCAGCATTCCGACCGGCTTTCAGCGCACCGGCATTGTCGGCATCGAGGGAGAAATCCCGCTCGCACACAAGAAAGTTCGCATTATCCAAATCAGCATCGAGGAGGACTCCTGCCGGGAGGTCTCCGATGTGGGCCACCTACGGGTATACACGACCGACCGCCTCGGTATGCCGCTGATTGAAACTGTTACCTATCCTGATATGCTGACTCCGGATGAAGTGGCCGAGGCCGCCCAGTACCTTCGCCTGTTGGTGCGGACATCGGGGAAGGTGCGCACCGGGATCGGCGCCGCGCGCGAGGATGTCAATGTCAGTATCGCCGGCGGAACAAGGGTCGAGATCAAAGGTGTGCAGCATATTCGCTGGATTCCCGATCTGGTGCATGTTGAGGCCTTCCGCCAGAAGGCGCTGCTGCGGATCAGGGATATTCTGCAGGAGCGGTGCTCCGATCACTCGGGATGGCGAGTCAAGTCGGTAAAGCTCGATTCGACTCTCCTGCACGCGCTTCCGCCGCTATTGGCCGAGACTCTAAACACCGACTATCGCTGCGTAGCGGTCAACTTGCCGGCGTTCAGGGACATTCTGTCTCACTTCACCCAACCAGGCAAGTGCTTTGCCAGTGAACTCAGTGATCGACTTAAAGTGATCGCTTGCCTGGAGCGACCAAATCTGATCCACAGCGAAGGCGACGCCTGGTTCGATAACGGCACCGCCGCCGAGTTGCGCCGTCTACTGGGCGCAGACGATAATGACGCCCAGCTCGTGTACTGGGGGCCCGCCGACGATATGGCTACCGCTCTCGAGACTGTCGAGGAGCGATGCCGCCTCGCTTTCGCAGGTGTGCCCAACGAGACGCGGAAGTCATTCTCAGACGGCACCACGATTTTCGAGCGCGTGCTGCCGGGGCCCGACCGCATGTATCCGGACACCGATTCGGCTCCCATTGCCATTGCCAATGATCACATCGAGCGTATCAGAGCGCGGCTGATCGATGTCCTCCCGGACTGGCTGCACCGGCTGCGCATGTGGGGAGTACCGTCGGACACCCATCGGTACCTGATCAGGCGGGAGATTGTGCCGGTGGTTGAGCAGATCGCGGGCAAGACCGGCTGGCCGGAGAAGTTTATCGCGGTGCTTTTCGGTCATACGCTCAAGGGTCTGGAACGCAAGCGGCGGACAAAAGAACCGTTTGAGGCCACTTGCGTGGTCGATCTCTGTCTGGCGGTGCACCGTACCGGACTCGAGCGGACAATGGCTAAAGAAGCGCTGTATGTTCTGGTCGCGTCGCCTGACAGAAGAGCGGAGACAGTTGTGAGCGATCTGAGTTCAGGCCTCAATTCACTGGCGGACGCGACCAGACAAATACCAGCCCTGGCGTCGGAGTTCGAGCGGGTGCGCAAGTCGCGCCATCCCGAGGCGCGGCAGCGCTGGATAATGGGCCGCCTCAAACCCAAAGTTGTCGGCAAGGTTGATTTGAAACTGCTCGCCGAGGCGGTCACGAAGGAGCTGGCTCATGTCTGA